The Salvelinus fontinalis isolate EN_2023a chromosome 9, ASM2944872v1, whole genome shotgun sequence genome has a window encoding:
- the LOC129862783 gene encoding nucleobindin-2-like isoform X1: MHRMLWSKAFCRYPVFVLSLWFCLEAVPIAVDKTKVETPEQKLEAPQSVDTGLHYDRYLREVIDFLEKDQHFREKLHNTDMEDIKQGKLAKELDFVGHHVRTKLDELKRQEVNRLRTLIKAKQDVEGGHEMNHKALLMQFEYMNHMNPHTFEVEDLDKLIKSATSDLENYDKDRHEEFKRYEMMKEHKRKEHLMNLDEEQRKDEEQHYEELRKKHANHPKINHPGSQDQLKEVWKESDGLDPDDFDPKTFFKLHDTNGDGYIDQQELEALFTKELEKMYSPNLEEDDMTEMEEERLRMREHVMNEVDTNKDRLVSLDEFLMSTNKKEFQEPDSWETLEQAPAYTDEEMKLFEEQLAQEESNLNQKNVELQKQKEELERQQEQLNAQKAELQQAVEQMQIIKFEKANAAIEVKDGATVAVPPGGQALPVLPGDSQPLPPSHQQDLPAHS; encoded by the exons ATGCATCGG ATGTTGTGGAGTAAAGCCTTCTGCCGCTACCCTGTGTTCGTCCTGAGCCTGTGGTTCTGTCTGGAAGCAGTGCCCATCGCTGTGGACAAGACTAAAGTGGAAACCCCAGAGCAGAAACTAGAGGCGCCACAGAGTGTG GACACAGGGCTTCACTATGACCGCTACCTCAGGGAAGTCATTGATTTCCTGGAGAAGGACCAGCATTTCAGAGAGAAGCTCCACAACACAGACATGGAGGACATTAAG CAAGGCAAGCTGGCCAAAGAGCTGGACTTTGTCGGCCATCACGTGAGGACCAAACTTGACGAGTTGAAGAGGCAGGAGGTGAACAGGCTACGGACACTCATCAAAGCTAAACAAGACGTTGAGGGAGGGCATG aaatgaaCCACAAGGCCCTGCTCATGCAGTTTGAGTACATGAACCACATGAACCCACACACCTTTGAAGTGGAGGACCTGGATAAGCTTATTAAATCG GCTACCAGTGACCTGGAAAACTATGACAAGGATCGTCACGAGGAGTTTAAGAGGTACGAGATGATGAAGGAGCACAAGAGGAAGGAGCACCTGATGAACCTCGACGAGGAGCAACGCAAGGACGAGGAACAGCACTACGAAGAGCTGAGGAAGAAACACGCAAACCATCCCAAAATCAACCACCCT ggcagtCAGGACCAGCTGAAAGAGGTCTGGAAGGAGTCTGACGGTTTGGACCCAGATGACTTTGACCCCAAGACCTTCTTCAAGCTCCATG ACACCAACGGAGATGGCTACATTGATCAACAGGAGCTTGAAGCCCTGTTCActaaagag CTAGAGAAGATGTACAGCCCTAATCTTGAAGAGGATGACatgacagagatggaggaggagagactgcgCATGAGGGAACACGTCATGAATGAG GTGGACACCAACAAGGATAGACTGGTCTCCCTGGATGAGTTCCTGATGTCCACAAACAAGAAAGAGTTCCAAGAGCCAGACAGCTGGGAA ACTCTGGAGCAGGCCCCAGCCTACACGGACGAGGAGATGAAGTTGTTTGAGGAGCAGCTGGCCCAGGAGGAGAGCAACCTCAACCAGAAGAACGTGGAGCTGCAGAAACAGAAAGAGGAGCTGGAACGGCAGCAGGAGCAACTCAACGCCCAGAAAGCTGAGCTGCAGCAG GCGGTGGAACAAATGCAGATAATAAAATTTGAAAAAGCTAATGCGGCCATTGAGGTCAAAG ATGGAGCTACAGTAGCAGTGCCCCCTGGAGGTCAAGCATTGCCAGTACTACCAGGAGACAGCCAACCTCTACCCCCTAGTCACCAGCAAGACTTACCTGCACACTCTTAG
- the LOC129862783 gene encoding nucleobindin-2-like isoform X2, with protein sequence MLWSKAFCRYPVFVLSLWFCLEAVPIAVDKTKVETPEQKLEAPQSVDTGLHYDRYLREVIDFLEKDQHFREKLHNTDMEDIKQGKLAKELDFVGHHVRTKLDELKRQEVNRLRTLIKAKQDVEGGHEMNHKALLMQFEYMNHMNPHTFEVEDLDKLIKSATSDLENYDKDRHEEFKRYEMMKEHKRKEHLMNLDEEQRKDEEQHYEELRKKHANHPKINHPGSQDQLKEVWKESDGLDPDDFDPKTFFKLHDTNGDGYIDQQELEALFTKELEKMYSPNLEEDDMTEMEEERLRMREHVMNEVDTNKDRLVSLDEFLMSTNKKEFQEPDSWETLEQAPAYTDEEMKLFEEQLAQEESNLNQKNVELQKQKEELERQQEQLNAQKAELQQAVEQMQIIKFEKANAAIEVKDGATVAVPPGGQALPVLPGDSQPLPPSHQQDLPAHS encoded by the exons ATGTTGTGGAGTAAAGCCTTCTGCCGCTACCCTGTGTTCGTCCTGAGCCTGTGGTTCTGTCTGGAAGCAGTGCCCATCGCTGTGGACAAGACTAAAGTGGAAACCCCAGAGCAGAAACTAGAGGCGCCACAGAGTGTG GACACAGGGCTTCACTATGACCGCTACCTCAGGGAAGTCATTGATTTCCTGGAGAAGGACCAGCATTTCAGAGAGAAGCTCCACAACACAGACATGGAGGACATTAAG CAAGGCAAGCTGGCCAAAGAGCTGGACTTTGTCGGCCATCACGTGAGGACCAAACTTGACGAGTTGAAGAGGCAGGAGGTGAACAGGCTACGGACACTCATCAAAGCTAAACAAGACGTTGAGGGAGGGCATG aaatgaaCCACAAGGCCCTGCTCATGCAGTTTGAGTACATGAACCACATGAACCCACACACCTTTGAAGTGGAGGACCTGGATAAGCTTATTAAATCG GCTACCAGTGACCTGGAAAACTATGACAAGGATCGTCACGAGGAGTTTAAGAGGTACGAGATGATGAAGGAGCACAAGAGGAAGGAGCACCTGATGAACCTCGACGAGGAGCAACGCAAGGACGAGGAACAGCACTACGAAGAGCTGAGGAAGAAACACGCAAACCATCCCAAAATCAACCACCCT ggcagtCAGGACCAGCTGAAAGAGGTCTGGAAGGAGTCTGACGGTTTGGACCCAGATGACTTTGACCCCAAGACCTTCTTCAAGCTCCATG ACACCAACGGAGATGGCTACATTGATCAACAGGAGCTTGAAGCCCTGTTCActaaagag CTAGAGAAGATGTACAGCCCTAATCTTGAAGAGGATGACatgacagagatggaggaggagagactgcgCATGAGGGAACACGTCATGAATGAG GTGGACACCAACAAGGATAGACTGGTCTCCCTGGATGAGTTCCTGATGTCCACAAACAAGAAAGAGTTCCAAGAGCCAGACAGCTGGGAA ACTCTGGAGCAGGCCCCAGCCTACACGGACGAGGAGATGAAGTTGTTTGAGGAGCAGCTGGCCCAGGAGGAGAGCAACCTCAACCAGAAGAACGTGGAGCTGCAGAAACAGAAAGAGGAGCTGGAACGGCAGCAGGAGCAACTCAACGCCCAGAAAGCTGAGCTGCAGCAG GCGGTGGAACAAATGCAGATAATAAAATTTGAAAAAGCTAATGCGGCCATTGAGGTCAAAG ATGGAGCTACAGTAGCAGTGCCCCCTGGAGGTCAAGCATTGCCAGTACTACCAGGAGACAGCCAACCTCTACCCCCTAGTCACCAGCAAGACTTACCTGCACACTCTTAG